A region of Streptomyces sp. TG1A-60 DNA encodes the following proteins:
- a CDS encoding GH32 C-terminal domain-containing protein codes for MFTTPRDPHRPVAHLRPPRNWVNDPNGLVFHDGYYHVCYQYNPSGATHANMHWGHFRSPDLLTWEPLPIALSPNPDGVDADGCFSGNAVSDGDRLVAFYSAHREDRSFQHQPVTCAISHDGGNSFRPRGELLIPELPEGCTMYRDPYVWQDGDGWRMLVGAALADGRAAALLYDSPDLENWTYRGPFAARRPEPIGGTDLFTGEGWECPQYLPAADGPGALILSTWTEPTGPQSVAALIGEEHDGHVKAGPAVPADHGPDCYAPALLRAPGNRWLLWGWSWEARDEAWAVADGWAGVLTLPREIHVHDDGTLRQQPATELLALRGEHAVHAEGVTDGPQPVDLGSVGRAFDLTARLEQPAGNAGLRLLTTPDGSEYLDIRLDADAGELVVDRDHASLDTRARGGSYRMPCPTDRPVDLRVMVDHSIAEIFLTTTGQVLTLRFYPTGQSSWRLQARTAPGTHLGYAIDAWELHPLVIKEPSTSAAEPAPTSP; via the coding sequence GTGTTCACCACACCCCGCGATCCGCACCGCCCCGTGGCGCACCTGCGCCCGCCCCGCAACTGGGTCAACGACCCCAACGGGCTGGTCTTCCACGACGGCTACTACCACGTGTGCTACCAGTACAACCCGTCCGGAGCGACCCACGCGAACATGCACTGGGGCCACTTCCGCAGCCCCGACCTGCTGACCTGGGAGCCGCTGCCGATCGCCCTGTCCCCGAACCCCGATGGCGTGGACGCCGACGGCTGCTTCTCCGGCAACGCCGTCTCCGACGGCGACCGGCTGGTCGCCTTCTACTCCGCGCACCGCGAGGACCGCTCGTTCCAGCACCAGCCGGTCACCTGCGCCATTTCCCACGACGGCGGCAACAGCTTCCGCCCGCGCGGCGAACTGCTCATCCCCGAGCTGCCCGAGGGCTGCACCATGTACCGCGACCCGTACGTCTGGCAGGACGGCGACGGCTGGCGGATGCTGGTCGGCGCCGCCCTCGCGGACGGCCGCGCCGCCGCCCTTCTCTACGACTCACCCGACCTGGAGAACTGGACCTACCGGGGGCCCTTCGCGGCCCGCCGTCCGGAGCCCATCGGTGGTACCGACCTGTTCACCGGCGAGGGCTGGGAATGCCCCCAATACCTCCCGGCAGCCGACGGACCCGGCGCCCTCATCCTCAGCACATGGACCGAACCCACCGGCCCGCAGAGCGTCGCAGCCCTGATCGGCGAAGAGCACGACGGCCACGTCAAGGCCGGCCCCGCGGTACCTGCCGACCACGGCCCCGACTGCTACGCACCGGCCCTGCTGCGCGCACCGGGAAACCGGTGGCTGCTGTGGGGCTGGTCATGGGAAGCCCGCGACGAAGCCTGGGCCGTCGCGGACGGATGGGCCGGCGTCCTCACCCTGCCCCGTGAGATCCATGTCCACGACGACGGCACACTGCGCCAGCAGCCCGCCACCGAACTGCTCGCCCTGCGCGGCGAGCACGCTGTCCACGCGGAGGGCGTGACCGACGGCCCGCAGCCGGTGGACCTCGGCAGCGTGGGCCGCGCCTTCGACCTGACGGCCCGCCTGGAGCAGCCCGCCGGAAACGCCGGCCTGCGGCTGCTCACCACCCCGGACGGCTCCGAGTACCTCGACATCCGCCTCGATGCCGACGCGGGCGAACTGGTCGTCGACCGTGACCACGCCTCACTGGATACTCGGGCCCGCGGCGGCTCCTACCGGATGCCCTGCCCAACCGACCGGCCTGTCGACCTGCGCGTGATGGTCGACCACTCCATCGCCGAAATCTTCCTGACCACCACCGGCCAGGTCCTCACCCTGCGCTTCTACCCCACAGGGCAGAGCTCCTGGCGACTGCAAGCCCGCACCGCACCGGGTACGCACCTCGGCTACGCGATCGACGCCTGGGAACTGCACCCGCTCGTGATCAAGGAGCCGAGCACCAGCGCCGCAGAGCCGGCGCCGACGTCGCCGTAG
- a CDS encoding glycoside hydrolase family 3 N-terminal domain-containing protein, whose protein sequence is MGQPVRSAAYLDPESSVEARIEDLLSRMTLPEKVGQLLMLDAQHGDLADIVSAKLAGSVLHVSPELMPQAMELAGRTRLGIPLLTADDGIHGHSFWPGATIFPTQLAMACTWDPSLLHRVARAAATEIAATGIHGTFSPVLCITRDLRWGRINETFGEDPFLIGELGAAMVLGYQGEGLSDPTAVLAYAKHFAGYSETMGGRDASEADLSPRKLRSWFLPPFEQAARAGCRGFMLGYQSIDGVPITANQWLINDVLKGEWGFTGTLVTDWDNVGRMVYDQRTCTDHVEAAAVAVNSGNDLIMATPAFFEGAQEAVARGLVEEKQIDDAVRRVLRLKFELGLFEDPRTPDPERQAQVIGCRTHADLNLETARRSLVLLRNEGILPLEGRLTSDGTGRAASQGTPRTIAVIGPNADSPEAMLGDWAGATGQVPWMPEGHPRETVETVLDGLRAVAPADWTVTHARGADIASPAHAPEWSTGPDGQPLPPVFTPAPVDQAQLREAVAAAEAADYAVVVVGDTIALTGETRSTATLDLQGSQIALLDAVAATGTPMIVVLVQSKPSTLPESALNAAALIEAFNPGMRGGRAIAELLLGLVEPSGRLPVSFARHVGQQPVFYNQVRGQHGERYADLTQDPLFAFGEGLTYTTVTYSDLVVHDPDVPADGTVDATVRLTNSGSRPALETVQAYISDLTTSVTWAEQELQGFTQVDIPPGESLDVHLTVPAAQCSLVTADNRRVVEPGEFMLRVGPSSRREHQLSAGFRIRT, encoded by the coding sequence GTGGGACAGCCGGTCCGCTCTGCGGCGTACCTGGATCCGGAATCATCCGTGGAAGCGAGGATCGAGGATCTGCTGTCACGGATGACCCTGCCGGAGAAGGTCGGGCAGCTGCTGATGCTCGACGCGCAACACGGGGACCTGGCCGACATCGTGTCGGCCAAACTCGCCGGATCGGTCCTGCACGTGTCTCCCGAGCTGATGCCGCAGGCCATGGAACTGGCCGGGCGGACACGGCTCGGCATTCCGTTGCTGACAGCCGACGACGGCATCCACGGCCACTCGTTCTGGCCGGGCGCGACCATCTTCCCGACACAGCTGGCCATGGCCTGCACCTGGGACCCCTCCTTGCTCCACCGGGTGGCACGCGCGGCCGCGACCGAGATCGCGGCGACCGGAATCCACGGGACGTTCTCCCCAGTGCTGTGCATCACCCGGGACCTGCGCTGGGGCCGGATCAACGAGACGTTCGGCGAGGACCCGTTCCTGATCGGTGAACTCGGGGCGGCGATGGTGCTCGGCTATCAGGGCGAGGGCCTCAGCGACCCGACCGCCGTGCTGGCGTACGCCAAGCACTTCGCGGGCTACTCCGAAACCATGGGCGGGCGCGACGCGAGCGAAGCCGATCTCAGCCCGCGCAAGCTGCGCTCGTGGTTCCTGCCCCCGTTCGAGCAGGCGGCCCGGGCCGGCTGCCGCGGCTTCATGCTCGGGTACCAGTCGATCGACGGCGTGCCCATCACCGCGAATCAGTGGCTGATCAACGATGTGCTCAAGGGCGAGTGGGGCTTCACCGGGACGCTGGTGACCGACTGGGACAACGTCGGCCGGATGGTCTACGACCAGCGAACCTGCACCGACCACGTCGAGGCGGCGGCGGTCGCCGTCAACTCCGGGAACGACCTCATCATGGCCACGCCGGCGTTCTTCGAGGGCGCGCAGGAGGCGGTCGCCCGCGGCCTGGTCGAGGAGAAGCAGATCGATGACGCGGTGCGGCGGGTTCTGCGGCTGAAGTTCGAGCTCGGACTCTTCGAGGACCCCCGCACCCCCGACCCCGAACGGCAGGCGCAGGTGATCGGCTGCCGCACCCACGCCGACCTCAACCTCGAAACAGCCCGTCGTTCCCTGGTGTTGCTGCGCAACGAGGGCATCCTGCCCCTCGAAGGCAGGCTGACCTCGGATGGAACCGGCCGCGCCGCAAGCCAGGGCACCCCGCGGACGATCGCGGTCATCGGCCCCAACGCCGACAGCCCGGAAGCCATGCTCGGCGACTGGGCGGGCGCCACCGGCCAGGTCCCATGGATGCCCGAAGGCCATCCCCGCGAGACGGTGGAGACGGTGCTCGACGGCCTTCGCGCCGTCGCACCCGCCGACTGGACCGTCACGCACGCCCGCGGAGCCGACATCGCAAGCCCCGCCCATGCCCCCGAGTGGTCCACCGGGCCCGACGGCCAGCCACTGCCGCCCGTTTTCACCCCCGCCCCGGTCGACCAGGCGCAGCTTCGGGAGGCCGTCGCCGCAGCAGAGGCCGCCGACTACGCCGTCGTGGTCGTGGGGGACACCATCGCCCTCACGGGCGAGACGCGCTCGACGGCCACGCTCGACCTCCAAGGAAGCCAGATCGCTCTGCTGGACGCGGTCGCCGCCACCGGCACCCCCATGATCGTCGTACTGGTCCAGTCGAAGCCGAGCACCCTCCCGGAGTCGGCACTGAACGCGGCAGCACTCATCGAGGCGTTCAACCCGGGCATGCGCGGTGGCCGCGCGATCGCCGAACTCCTCCTCGGACTCGTCGAACCCAGCGGCCGGCTCCCGGTCTCCTTCGCCCGCCACGTCGGACAGCAACCGGTCTTCTACAACCAGGTGCGAGGCCAGCACGGGGAGCGCTACGCGGACCTCACCCAAGACCCCCTGTTCGCGTTCGGCGAGGGCCTCACCTACACCACCGTCACCTACTCCGACCTCGTCGTGCACGACCCGGACGTCCCCGCCGACGGCACCGTCGACGCCACGGTGCGCCTCACCAACAGCGGCAGCCGTCCGGCCCTGGAAACGGTCCAGGCGTACATCAGCGACCTGACCACCAGCGTCACCTGGGCCGAGCAGGAGCTGCAGGGATTCACCCAGGTCGACATCCCTCCCGGCGAAAGCCTGGACGTCCACCTCACCGTCCCTGCCGCGCAGTGCTCACTCGTCACGGCCGACAACCGCCGAGTGGTCGAACCAGGTGAGTTCATGCTCCGCGTCGGCCCCAGCTCACGGCGGGAGCACCAGCTGAGCGCGGGATTCCGCATCCGGACCTGA
- a CDS encoding carbohydrate ABC transporter permease, which translates to MSTLSTLPTAQPGTDRVLKRRRIRRTWGQPWLYLPLAGALLLMIAPFLWMLSGSFKPEADIRRVPPVLLPTAPTTANYGELFSTLDFTSMFSNSVIVALAVTAGNLIFCSMLGYALAKLEFRGQRAVFLLVMGTLMIPGLVTFVPLYVLVSNMQLTGSMLGLILPFLAGPFGVFLMRQFISTLPDELIDAARVDGCSELSIFARIILPLTKPALATLGIITFLGSWNNFLWPLVVAQNESQYTLPVGLALASSGQSFTRFGILLAGAVIVLLPVMIVFLLFQRHFIAGIATTGLK; encoded by the coding sequence ATGAGCACCCTCTCCACCCTCCCCACGGCACAACCGGGCACGGACCGCGTCCTCAAGCGTCGCCGCATCCGCCGGACCTGGGGCCAGCCCTGGCTGTATCTGCCGCTCGCCGGCGCCCTGCTGCTGATGATCGCGCCGTTCCTGTGGATGCTGTCCGGGTCCTTCAAACCCGAGGCCGACATCCGCAGGGTCCCGCCCGTCCTGCTTCCCACGGCGCCCACCACCGCCAACTACGGCGAACTGTTCAGCACGCTCGACTTCACGAGCATGTTCTCCAACTCCGTGATCGTGGCCCTCGCCGTCACCGCCGGAAACCTCATCTTCTGCTCGATGCTCGGATACGCCCTGGCCAAGCTGGAGTTCCGCGGACAGCGCGCCGTCTTCCTGCTGGTCATGGGGACGCTCATGATCCCCGGCCTGGTCACCTTCGTACCCCTGTACGTGCTGGTGTCCAACATGCAGCTGACCGGGTCCATGCTCGGGCTGATCCTGCCGTTCCTGGCCGGCCCCTTCGGGGTGTTCCTCATGCGGCAGTTCATCTCCACCCTGCCCGACGAACTCATCGACGCCGCCCGCGTCGACGGCTGCAGCGAACTGTCCATCTTCGCGAGGATCATCCTGCCGCTGACCAAGCCGGCCCTCGCCACCCTCGGGATCATCACCTTCCTCGGCTCCTGGAACAACTTCCTGTGGCCGCTGGTCGTGGCCCAGAACGAGAGCCAGTACACCCTCCCCGTCGGCCTCGCCCTGGCCAGCAGCGGACAGTCCTTCACCCGCTTCGGCATCCTCCTCGCCGGCGCCGTGATCGTCCTGCTGCCAGTGATGATCGTCTTCCTCCTCTTCCAGCGCCACTTCATCGCCGGCATCGCCACCACCGGCCTGAAGTGA
- a CDS encoding sugar ABC transporter permease, producing the protein MSTKTLPGRGDTNKQSTAGPEPSADRRRFALRGTARGRQGRAAWVLAAPFLALFAVFMLLPVVWSLLMSLTDTQSADLRTPLNVSFVGFDNYVRLFQDDQFFTALRNTAVFVLVALPLTLAAGLAAAVALDRGIRRFRAVFRVGFYLPVITSIVAVAVVWKTLLEPRSGLVNTVLGWFGIDGPTWLADTRFALPVMIVMAIWRNLGTVMIIMLAGLQSVPQSLMEAAELDGAGPWQRFWRVTFPLLRPALLLTAVTTGIGYLQFFDEPFVMTGGGPLDSTLSATLYAYNQFGNGNYEMASAASYVIFVLIVALTVLQFRVLRDKD; encoded by the coding sequence ATGTCCACGAAAACGCTCCCCGGGCGGGGCGACACCAACAAGCAGAGCACCGCGGGGCCGGAGCCGAGCGCCGATCGCCGGCGCTTCGCTCTCCGGGGCACGGCACGCGGCCGGCAGGGGCGGGCCGCCTGGGTCCTCGCCGCGCCCTTCCTCGCGCTGTTCGCGGTCTTCATGCTGCTGCCGGTCGTGTGGTCGCTGCTGATGAGCCTGACCGACACCCAGAGCGCCGACCTGCGCACCCCGTTGAACGTGTCGTTCGTCGGCTTCGACAACTACGTGCGGCTCTTCCAGGACGATCAGTTTTTCACGGCCCTGCGCAACACTGCCGTGTTCGTCCTGGTGGCCCTGCCCCTCACCCTGGCCGCCGGGCTCGCCGCGGCGGTCGCCCTCGACCGGGGCATCCGCCGCTTCCGGGCCGTCTTCCGGGTCGGTTTCTATCTCCCGGTGATCACCAGCATCGTGGCCGTCGCGGTGGTGTGGAAGACGCTGCTGGAACCGCGTTCGGGCTTGGTGAACACCGTCCTGGGCTGGTTCGGGATCGACGGCCCGACCTGGCTGGCGGACACCCGCTTCGCCCTGCCCGTCATGATCGTGATGGCGATATGGCGCAACCTCGGCACCGTCATGATCATCATGCTGGCGGGTCTGCAGTCCGTGCCCCAGTCCCTGATGGAGGCGGCAGAACTCGACGGCGCCGGACCCTGGCAGCGGTTCTGGCGGGTCACCTTCCCGCTCCTGCGCCCCGCCCTGCTGCTGACCGCCGTCACCACCGGCATCGGCTATCTGCAGTTCTTCGACGAGCCGTTCGTGATGACCGGCGGCGGGCCGCTGGACTCCACCCTGTCGGCCACGTTGTACGCCTACAACCAGTTCGGCAACGGCAATTACGAGATGGCGTCGGCCGCCAGTTACGTCATCTTCGTCCTCATCGTGGCGCTGACCGTGCTGCAGTTCCGCGTGCTGCGAGACAAGGACTGA
- a CDS encoding extracellular solute-binding protein, whose protein sequence is MRITTRHAVRTVQTLCVTVTAALVATGCGRSEDSGPGNDAPAQIAAGKAKGTVVMWSMGDTDEDLKDLAKKFEQENPDADVKITAVPWDAAHDKLTTAIAGGNTPDMSVVGTTWMAEMAAMKGFQATPTSIKSSDFYPGQWDTTKYKDTSYGVPFIADTQAIYYRTDITTKAGIKGALAGDRAGYLKDLEAIQATAGKENPKLRHASGLVMGFNSWIFWVPMVWQQGGDIYDAKTGKFTFDSPEAAKALEYYASVPKQGLAPTDRADNVQGFRDGLIAVYQEGAWAGGSFHKDAPELDGKWKTMPVPYSEQPAGFAGGSDLAVFKEAKNPDAAWKFAQFLTEPANLAAYSKATGSLPPAPQAWTEGKLTEDENMKAFAEQLEVSKAPPAITTWQQIADAIDSELEKLILGKATVAEVQKSLQSKATSIGTGR, encoded by the coding sequence ATGCGTATCACCACCCGTCACGCTGTCAGAACCGTCCAGACCCTGTGTGTCACCGTCACGGCCGCCCTGGTGGCCACCGGCTGCGGCCGGAGCGAGGATTCCGGCCCCGGCAACGACGCACCCGCCCAGATAGCCGCGGGCAAGGCCAAGGGGACGGTGGTCATGTGGTCCATGGGCGACACCGACGAGGACCTGAAGGACCTGGCGAAGAAGTTCGAGCAGGAGAACCCGGACGCCGACGTCAAGATCACTGCAGTCCCGTGGGACGCCGCCCACGACAAGCTGACCACCGCGATAGCCGGCGGCAACACACCGGACATGTCCGTGGTGGGAACCACCTGGATGGCCGAGATGGCCGCCATGAAGGGCTTCCAGGCCACCCCAACGTCGATCAAGTCCTCGGACTTCTACCCCGGCCAGTGGGACACCACCAAGTACAAGGACACCTCCTACGGCGTCCCGTTCATCGCCGACACCCAAGCGATCTACTACCGGACCGACATCACCACGAAGGCCGGCATCAAGGGCGCTCTGGCCGGCGACCGGGCCGGATACCTGAAGGACCTGGAGGCCATCCAGGCCACCGCCGGCAAGGAGAACCCCAAGCTGCGCCATGCCAGCGGGCTGGTGATGGGCTTCAACTCCTGGATTTTCTGGGTGCCGATGGTCTGGCAGCAGGGCGGTGACATCTACGACGCCAAGACCGGGAAGTTCACCTTCGACTCGCCCGAGGCCGCCAAGGCGCTGGAGTACTACGCGAGCGTCCCGAAGCAGGGCCTGGCGCCGACCGACAGGGCGGACAACGTCCAGGGCTTCCGGGACGGGCTGATCGCCGTTTACCAGGAGGGTGCGTGGGCCGGCGGCAGCTTCCACAAGGACGCCCCGGAGCTGGACGGCAAGTGGAAGACCATGCCGGTGCCGTACTCCGAGCAGCCGGCCGGATTCGCCGGCGGCAGCGACCTGGCGGTGTTCAAGGAGGCCAAGAACCCCGACGCGGCATGGAAGTTCGCCCAGTTCCTGACCGAGCCCGCCAACCTCGCGGCATATTCCAAGGCCACCGGCAGCCTGCCCCCCGCGCCCCAGGCGTGGACGGAGGGCAAGCTGACCGAGGACGAGAACATGAAGGCGTTCGCCGAGCAGCTCGAGGTCAGCAAGGCGCCGCCCGCCATCACGACCTGGCAGCAGATCGCCGACGCCATCGACTCCGAACTGGAGAAGCTGATCCTCGGCAAGGCCACCGTCGCCGAGGTGCAGAAGTCGCTGCAGTCCAAGGCCACCAGCATCGGCACCGGCCGATGA
- a CDS encoding LacI family DNA-binding transcriptional regulator: protein MGVTIADVASRAGVSKTTVSRVLNGKGEIHENTVVKVREAISELGYVPSAGAVGLARGTTQMIGMLVPDLAWAWAGIVQAVVETLEAEGFGLRMLTVNRGEESLRRLGLQVAAKSFDGLLVIEPEGALAAITELHEAGLPVVLIDDRFQRPGFPYVATTNREGGEQAARHLLDLGRRRPLVVTGPEEYGCTRERLGGFVDVYAQAGIELDPRSIIRGDFLFDSSRSAIAQALADGVEFDAVFGHNDPSAAGVLAALHEAGLKIPRDVAVVGFDDVELASYTYPGLTTVRQPMREMGEAAARLLLDHVRRSPEAAPSRIIPTSLVIRGSTLQPSPN, encoded by the coding sequence ATGGGAGTCACTATCGCCGACGTGGCCTCGCGGGCCGGGGTCAGCAAGACGACGGTCTCGCGGGTGCTGAACGGCAAGGGCGAGATCCACGAGAACACCGTGGTGAAGGTCCGCGAGGCGATCTCGGAGCTCGGCTATGTGCCGAGCGCCGGGGCAGTGGGGCTCGCCCGCGGCACGACACAGATGATCGGCATGCTGGTCCCTGACCTGGCCTGGGCCTGGGCCGGCATCGTGCAGGCGGTCGTCGAGACGCTGGAGGCCGAGGGCTTCGGACTGCGCATGCTGACCGTGAACCGCGGTGAGGAGTCACTGCGCAGGCTGGGCCTGCAGGTCGCCGCCAAGTCGTTCGACGGTTTGCTGGTGATAGAGCCCGAGGGGGCCCTGGCGGCCATCACGGAACTGCACGAAGCCGGACTGCCGGTGGTGCTGATAGACGACCGCTTCCAGCGGCCGGGATTCCCCTATGTGGCCACCACCAACCGGGAGGGCGGTGAGCAGGCGGCGCGCCACCTGCTGGACCTCGGCCGCCGTCGCCCTCTGGTGGTGACCGGTCCCGAGGAGTACGGCTGCACCCGGGAACGGCTGGGCGGCTTCGTCGACGTCTATGCGCAGGCCGGGATCGAGCTCGACCCGCGCAGCATCATCCGCGGCGACTTCTTGTTCGACAGCAGCCGGAGCGCGATCGCGCAAGCTCTCGCGGACGGCGTGGAGTTCGACGCGGTCTTCGGGCACAACGACCCCTCGGCGGCCGGCGTGCTCGCGGCCTTGCACGAGGCCGGCCTCAAGATTCCGCGGGACGTCGCCGTGGTGGGCTTCGATGACGTCGAGCTGGCGTCGTACACCTATCCGGGACTCACCACCGTCCGCCAGCCGATGCGGGAGATGGGTGAGGCGGCGGCGCGTCTGCTGCTCGACCACGTGCGCAGATCGCCGGAGGCCGCCCCCTCGCGCATCATTCCCACCAGCCTCGTGATCCGTGGCTCGACGTTACAGCCGAGCCCGAACTGA
- a CDS encoding DinB family protein gives MNDTLITGERADLLETLAQSRHFLRFAARDLTDEQAGRHTTVSELCLGGLIKHVTSVERNWVDFIRNGPSAMADFTAMTEADFARRADEFRMLPGETLAGVLADYAEVARRTDELVAALPDLDAAHPLPKAPWFEPGARWSARRTLLHVIAETAQHAGHADIIRESLDGAKSMG, from the coding sequence ATGAACGACACCCTGATCACCGGCGAGCGCGCCGACCTGCTGGAGACGCTGGCCCAGAGCCGGCACTTCCTGCGCTTCGCCGCCCGCGACCTCACCGACGAGCAGGCCGGCCGGCACACCACCGTCAGCGAACTGTGCCTTGGCGGGCTGATCAAGCACGTCACCTCGGTGGAACGCAACTGGGTGGACTTCATCCGGAACGGCCCGTCGGCGATGGCCGACTTCACCGCCATGACCGAGGCCGACTTCGCCCGGCGGGCCGACGAGTTCCGGATGTTGCCCGGCGAGACGCTGGCCGGCGTACTGGCGGACTACGCCGAGGTGGCGCGCCGAACCGACGAACTGGTGGCGGCCCTGCCCGACCTCGACGCCGCCCACCCGCTGCCCAAGGCCCCGTGGTTCGAACCCGGGGCACGGTGGTCGGCCCGCAGGACCCTGTTGCACGTCATCGCCGAGACGGCCCAGCACGCGGGCCACGCCGACATCATCCGAGAGTCCCTGGACGGCGCCAAGAGCATGGGCTGA
- the murQ gene encoding N-acetylmuramic acid 6-phosphate etherase produces MPSLPPHAAASPRHLAVRAELESLTTEAFRPELADVDQLPTLDIAKLMNGEDAAVPAAVAARLPLIAAAIDAIAERMARGGRLVYAGAGTAGRLGVLDASECPPTFNTAPSQVVGLIAGGREAVVTSVEGAEDSAELARADLDALALTPDDTVVGVSASGRTPYAVGAVEHARAAGALTVGLSCNAASALAAAADHGIEIVVGPELVTGSTRLKAGTAQKLVLNMLSTITMIRLGKTYGNLMVDVRATNDKLRARSHRVVALATGAADDEIEKALAECGGQVKHAILTILSGVAPDTAARLLHRSEGHLRAALAAAMTG; encoded by the coding sequence ATGCCTTCCCTCCCTCCCCACGCCGCCGCCTCCCCCCGCCACCTCGCCGTGCGCGCCGAGCTGGAGTCACTGACCACCGAGGCGTTCCGGCCGGAGCTGGCGGACGTCGATCAGCTTCCGACCCTCGACATCGCGAAGCTGATGAACGGGGAGGACGCGGCGGTGCCCGCCGCCGTGGCGGCGCGGCTGCCGCTGATCGCCGCGGCGATCGACGCGATCGCCGAGCGGATGGCGCGGGGCGGCCGGCTGGTCTACGCGGGCGCGGGCACGGCCGGACGGCTCGGGGTGCTGGACGCCTCCGAGTGCCCGCCGACGTTCAACACGGCTCCCTCACAGGTCGTGGGCCTGATCGCGGGCGGCCGGGAGGCCGTGGTCACCTCCGTCGAGGGCGCGGAGGACTCGGCGGAGCTGGCGCGGGCCGACCTCGACGCGCTGGCGCTGACGCCCGACGACACGGTGGTCGGCGTCTCCGCCTCCGGCCGTACGCCGTACGCGGTCGGCGCGGTGGAGCACGCCCGCGCGGCGGGTGCCCTGACGGTCGGCCTGTCCTGCAACGCGGCCAGCGCGCTCGCCGCCGCCGCCGATCACGGCATCGAGATCGTCGTGGGCCCCGAGCTGGTCACCGGCTCGACCCGTCTCAAGGCCGGCACCGCCCAGAAACTCGTCCTGAACATGCTGTCGACGATCACCATGATCCGCCTCGGCAAGACCTACGGAAACCTCATGGTCGACGTCCGCGCCACCAACGACAAACTCCGGGCCCGCTCCCACCGCGTCGTCGCCCTCGCCACCGGCGCGGCGGACGACGAGATCGAGAAGGCCCTGGCGGAGTGCGGCGGCCAGGTGAAGCACGCCATCCTGACCATCCTGAGCGGCGTCGCCCCGGACACGGCCGCGCGCCTGCTGCACAGGAGCGAGGGGCACCTGAGGGCGGCGCTGGCGGCGGCCATGACGGGCTGA
- a CDS encoding MurR/RpiR family transcriptional regulator → MSDDVKETFAPTAPAAPPAPAALAAKVRTLAPSMTRSMQRVAEAVAGDPAGCAALTVTGLAALSGTSEATVVRTARLLGYPGYRDLRLALAGLAAQQQSGRAPSVTADIAVDDPLPVVVAKLAYDEQQTLADTAAGLDTVQLGSAVGALAVARRIDVYGVGASGLVAQDLTQKLLRIGLMAHAHSDPHLAVTNAVQLRAKDVAVAITHSGSTGDVIEPLRVAFDHGATTIAITGRPDGPASQYADHVLTTSTARESELRPAAMSSRTSQLLVVDCLFIGVAQRTYESAAPALSASYEALAHRHRMGGPSRQGGPSR, encoded by the coding sequence GTGAGCGATGACGTGAAGGAAACTTTCGCGCCCACCGCGCCTGCCGCGCCGCCGGCCCCCGCAGCCCTCGCGGCGAAGGTGCGGACGCTGGCTCCTTCCATGACCCGTTCCATGCAGCGGGTCGCGGAGGCCGTCGCGGGCGACCCCGCCGGCTGCGCGGCGCTCACGGTCACCGGCCTCGCCGCGCTCAGCGGCACCAGCGAGGCGACGGTCGTCCGCACCGCCCGCCTCCTCGGCTACCCCGGCTACCGCGACCTGCGCCTCGCCCTCGCCGGCCTCGCCGCCCAGCAGCAGTCCGGCCGCGCGCCCTCGGTCACGGCCGACATCGCGGTCGACGACCCGCTCCCCGTGGTCGTCGCCAAGCTCGCGTACGACGAGCAGCAGACCCTCGCGGACACGGCGGCCGGACTGGACACGGTCCAGCTCGGCTCGGCGGTCGGCGCGCTCGCGGTGGCCCGCCGCATAGACGTCTACGGTGTAGGGGCGTCCGGCCTCGTCGCCCAGGACCTCACGCAGAAGCTGCTCCGCATAGGGCTGATGGCCCACGCGCACAGCGACCCGCACCTCGCGGTCACCAACGCGGTGCAGCTCCGCGCGAAGGACGTCGCCGTGGCGATCACCCACTCCGGTTCGACGGGGGACGTCATCGAGCCGCTGCGGGTCGCCTTCGACCACGGGGCCACCACGATCGCGATCACCGGGCGGCCGGACGGCCCGGCGTCCCAGTACGCCGATCACGTCCTGACGACGTCCACGGCCCGGGAGAGCGAGCTGCGGCCGGCGGCGATGTCGTCCCGGACGAGTCAGCTGCTGGTCGTGGACTGCCTGTTCATCGGGGTCGCGCAGAGGACGTACGAGTCGGCGGCGCCGGCGCTGTCGGCGTCGTACGAGGCACTGGCGCATCGGCATCGGATGGGAGGACCTTCGAGACAGGGAGGGCCGTCGCGATAG
- a CDS encoding DUF4031 domain-containing protein yields MTVYIDPPIWPGHGRMWSHLVSDVSFDELHAFARQSGIPERAFERDHYDIPSHRYEEVVRAGAVEVGSKELLRRLTEAGLRRPKRRGARA; encoded by the coding sequence GTGACCGTGTACATCGACCCGCCGATCTGGCCGGGCCACGGGCGCATGTGGTCGCACCTCGTGAGTGACGTGTCCTTCGACGAACTGCACGCCTTCGCCCGGCAGTCGGGCATCCCCGAGCGCGCCTTCGAGCGGGACCACTACGACATCCCGTCCCACCGTTACGAGGAGGTCGTGCGGGCCGGGGCCGTGGAGGTGGGCTCGAAGGAGCTGCTGCGCAGGCTGACGGAGGCGGGGTTGCGCCGGCCGAAGCGGCGGGGGGCGAGGGCCTGA